From the Dama dama isolate Ldn47 chromosome 24, ASM3311817v1, whole genome shotgun sequence genome, one window contains:
- the CAMK1 gene encoding calcium/calmodulin-dependent protein kinase type 1, with translation MPGAVEGPCWKQAEDISDIYDFRDVLGTGAFSKVILAEDKRTQKLVAIKCIAKKALEGKEGSMENEIAVLHKIKHPNIVALDDIYESGGHLYLIMQLVLGGELFDRIVEKGFYTERDASRLIFQVLDAVKYLHDLGIVHRDLKPENLLYYSLDEDSKIMISDFGLSKMEDPGSVLSTACGTPGYVAPEVLAQKPYSKAVDCWSIGVIAYILLCGYPPFYDENDAKLFEQILKAEYEFDSPYWDDISDSAKDFIRHLMEKDPEKRFTCEQALQHPWIAGDTALDKNIHQSVSEQIKKNFAKSKWKQAFNATAVVRHMRKLQLGTSQEGQGQTASRGELLAPAAGGPVAGCCCRDCCVEPSPELSPSLHPQL, from the exons ATGCCAGGGGCAGTGGAAGGCCCCTGCTGGAAGCAGGCGGAGGACATTAGCGACATTTACGACTTCCGCGATGTTCTGGGAAC AGGAGCCTTCTCCAAGGTCATCCTGGCAGAAGATAAGAGGACTCAGAAGCTGGTGGCCATCAAATGTATCGCCAAGAAGGCTCTGGAGGGCAAGGAGGGCAGCATGGAGAACGAGATCGCTGTCCTACACAA GATCAAGCACCCCAACATTGTAGCCCTGGATGACATCTACGAGAGTGGGGGACACCTCTATCTCATCATGCAGCT GGTGTTGGGCGGTGAGCTGTTTGACCGAATTGTGGAAAAAGGCTTCTACACGGAGCGGGATGCCAGCCGCCTCATCTTCCAGGTGCTGGATGCTGTCAAGTACCTGCATGACCTGGGCATCGTACACCGAGACCTCAAG CCAGAGAATCTGCTCTACTACAGCCTGGATGAAGACTCCAAGATCATGATCTCTGACTTTGGCCTCTCCAAGATGGAAGACCCTGGCAGTGTGCTCTCCACGGCCTGCGGGACCCCAGGATACGTGG CCCCTGAAGTGCTGGCCCAGAAGCCCTACAGCAAGGCTGTGGATTGCTGGTCCATTGGAGTCATCGCCTATATCCT GCTCTGTGGTTATCCTCCCTTCTATGACGAGAACGATGCCAAACTCTTTGAACAGATCTTGAAGGCCGAGTACGAGTTTGACTCTCCTTACTGGGATGACATCTCTGACTCTG CCAAAGACTTCATCCGGCACTTGATGGAGAAGGATCCAGAGAAGAGGTTCACCTGTGAGCAGGCCTTGCAGCACCCCTG GATTGCAGGAGATACTGCCCTAGATAAGAATATTCACCAGTCGGTGAGCGAGCAGATCAAGAAGAACTTTGCCAAAAGCAAGTGGAAG CAAGCCTTCAATGCCACAGCTGTGGTGAGGCACATGAGGAAGCTACAGTTGGGCACCAGCCAGGAGGGGCAGGGACAGACAGCGAGCCGTGGCGAGCTCCTGGCACCAGCAGCCGGGG GGCCGGTGGCTGGCTGCTGCTGTCGCGACTGCTGTGTGGAGCCCAGCCCAGAACTGTCCCCCTCTCTGCACCCCCAGCTCTAG
- the OGG1 gene encoding N-glycosylase/DNA lyase isoform X2, which produces MRHRTLASFPALWASIPCPRSELRLDLVLASGQSFRWREQSPAHWSGVLADQVWTLTQNEEHLYCTVYRGDKGRVGRPTREELKAVRQYFQLDVSLAPLYQHWSSVDPHFQEVAQKFKGVRLLQLDPIECLFSFICSSNNNIARITGMVERLCQTFGPRLIQLDDVTYHGFPSLQALAGPEVEAELRNLGLGYRARFVSASARAILEERGGLPWLQQLRKAPYEEAHKALCTLPGVGTKVADCICLMALDKPQAVPVDVHVWQIAQRDYSWHPTTSQAKGPSPQANKELGNFFRNLWGPYAGWAQAGPRARAASVLPRQPEVKTPGHSGHTRPPQSLCCRKQEAEIKWPEEAPPWTQPPQPARHRVRTFATPPPSSGTAPPSLLPPRLTFPEHRGSRKCR; this is translated from the exons ATGAGGCATCGCACTCTAGCCTCCTTCCCGGCCCTATGGGCCTCCATCCCCTGTCCACGCTCTGAACTACGCCTGGACCTGGTTCTGGCTTCTGGACAGTCTTTCCG GTGGAGGGAGCAAAGCCCTGCGCACTGGAGTGGCGTGCTGGCCGACCAGGTATGGACCCTGACCCAGAATGAGGAGCATCTTTACTGCACTGTGTACCGAGGGGACAAGGGCAGGGTTGGCAGGCCCACACGGGAAGAGCTAAAGGCCGTGCGACAGTACTTCCAGCTGGATGTCAGCCTTGCTCCACTGTATCAACATTGGAGTTCTGTGGACCCCCACTTTCAAGAGGTGGCTCAGAAATTCAAGG GTGTGCGACTCCTGCAACTGGACCCCATTGAATGCCTTTTCTCCTTCATCTGTTCCTCCAACAACAACATTGCCCGCATCACTGGCATGGTGGAACGGCTCTGCCAGACCTTTGGACCTCGGCTCATCCAGCTTGATGATGTCACCTACCATGGCTTCCCCAGCTTGCAGGCCCTGGCTG GGCCAGAGGTGGAAGCTGAGCTCAGGAATCTGGGCCTGGGGTACCGTGCCCGCTTTGTGAGTGCCAGTGCCCGAGCCATCCTGGAAGAACgtggtggacttccctggctgcagCAGCTGCGCAAGGCCCCCTATGAGGAGGCCCACAAGGCCCTCTGCACTCTGCCTGGAGTAGGCACCAAG GTGGCCGACTGCATCTGCCTGATGGCGCTAGACAAACCCCAGGCTGTGCCCGTGGATGTCCACGTGTGGCAGATTGCCCAACGTGACTACAGCTGGCACCCAACCACCAGCCAGGCCAAGGGCCCGAGCCCCCAGGCCAACAAGGAACTGG gtAACTTTTTCCGGAACCTGTGGGGACCCTATGCTGGCTGGGCCCAAGCA GGACCCAGAGCAAGAGCAGCCTCTGTTCTACCCCGTCAGCCAGAAGTGAAAACTCCGGGCCACTCGGGCCATACAAGGCCACCACAGAGCCTGTGCTGTAGGAaacaggaagcagagatcaagtgGCCAGAGGAAGCACCACCCTGGACCCAGCCTCCCCAGCCAGCCAGGCACAGAGTGAGGACCTtcgccaccccaccccccagctcagGGACAgctcccccttctctcctgcctccgAGACTCACGTTCCCAGAACATCGCGGAAGTCGTAAATGTCGCTAA
- the OGG1 gene encoding N-glycosylase/DNA lyase isoform X1, whose product MSVISLLPGSMRHRTLASFPALWASIPCPRSELRLDLVLASGQSFRWREQSPAHWSGVLADQVWTLTQNEEHLYCTVYRGDKGRVGRPTREELKAVRQYFQLDVSLAPLYQHWSSVDPHFQEVAQKFKGVRLLQLDPIECLFSFICSSNNNIARITGMVERLCQTFGPRLIQLDDVTYHGFPSLQALAGPEVEAELRNLGLGYRARFVSASARAILEERGGLPWLQQLRKAPYEEAHKALCTLPGVGTKVADCICLMALDKPQAVPVDVHVWQIAQRDYSWHPTTSQAKGPSPQANKELGNFFRNLWGPYAGWAQAGPRARAASVLPRQPEVKTPGHSGHTRPPQSLCCRKQEAEIKWPEEAPPWTQPPQPARHRVRTFATPPPSSGTAPPSLLPPRLTFPEHRGSRKCR is encoded by the exons ATGTCAGTCATCTCCCTTCTGCCGGGTAGCATGAGGCATCGCACTCTAGCCTCCTTCCCGGCCCTATGGGCCTCCATCCCCTGTCCACGCTCTGAACTACGCCTGGACCTGGTTCTGGCTTCTGGACAGTCTTTCCG GTGGAGGGAGCAAAGCCCTGCGCACTGGAGTGGCGTGCTGGCCGACCAGGTATGGACCCTGACCCAGAATGAGGAGCATCTTTACTGCACTGTGTACCGAGGGGACAAGGGCAGGGTTGGCAGGCCCACACGGGAAGAGCTAAAGGCCGTGCGACAGTACTTCCAGCTGGATGTCAGCCTTGCTCCACTGTATCAACATTGGAGTTCTGTGGACCCCCACTTTCAAGAGGTGGCTCAGAAATTCAAGG GTGTGCGACTCCTGCAACTGGACCCCATTGAATGCCTTTTCTCCTTCATCTGTTCCTCCAACAACAACATTGCCCGCATCACTGGCATGGTGGAACGGCTCTGCCAGACCTTTGGACCTCGGCTCATCCAGCTTGATGATGTCACCTACCATGGCTTCCCCAGCTTGCAGGCCCTGGCTG GGCCAGAGGTGGAAGCTGAGCTCAGGAATCTGGGCCTGGGGTACCGTGCCCGCTTTGTGAGTGCCAGTGCCCGAGCCATCCTGGAAGAACgtggtggacttccctggctgcagCAGCTGCGCAAGGCCCCCTATGAGGAGGCCCACAAGGCCCTCTGCACTCTGCCTGGAGTAGGCACCAAG GTGGCCGACTGCATCTGCCTGATGGCGCTAGACAAACCCCAGGCTGTGCCCGTGGATGTCCACGTGTGGCAGATTGCCCAACGTGACTACAGCTGGCACCCAACCACCAGCCAGGCCAAGGGCCCGAGCCCCCAGGCCAACAAGGAACTGG gtAACTTTTTCCGGAACCTGTGGGGACCCTATGCTGGCTGGGCCCAAGCA GGACCCAGAGCAAGAGCAGCCTCTGTTCTACCCCGTCAGCCAGAAGTGAAAACTCCGGGCCACTCGGGCCATACAAGGCCACCACAGAGCCTGTGCTGTAGGAaacaggaagcagagatcaagtgGCCAGAGGAAGCACCACCCTGGACCCAGCCTCCCCAGCCAGCCAGGCACAGAGTGAGGACCTtcgccaccccaccccccagctcagGGACAgctcccccttctctcctgcctccgAGACTCACGTTCCCAGAACATCGCGGAAGTCGTAAATGTCGCTAA
- the OGG1 gene encoding N-glycosylase/DNA lyase isoform X4 has translation MSVISLLPGSMRHRTLASFPALWASIPCPRSELRLDLVLASGQSFRWREQSPAHWSGVLADQVWTLTQNEEHLYCTVYRGDKGRVGRPTREELKAVRQYFQLDVSLAPLYQHWSSVDPHFQEVAQKFKGVRLLQLDPIECLFSFICSSNNNIARITGMVERLCQTFGPRLIQLDDVTYHGFPSLQALAGPEVEAELRNLGLGYRARFVSASARAILEERGGLPWLQQLRKAPYEEAHKALCTLPGVGTKVADCICLMALDKPQAVPVDVHVWQIAQRDYSWHPTTSQAKGPSPQANKELGTQSKSSLCSTPSARSENSGPLGPYKATTEPVL, from the exons ATGTCAGTCATCTCCCTTCTGCCGGGTAGCATGAGGCATCGCACTCTAGCCTCCTTCCCGGCCCTATGGGCCTCCATCCCCTGTCCACGCTCTGAACTACGCCTGGACCTGGTTCTGGCTTCTGGACAGTCTTTCCG GTGGAGGGAGCAAAGCCCTGCGCACTGGAGTGGCGTGCTGGCCGACCAGGTATGGACCCTGACCCAGAATGAGGAGCATCTTTACTGCACTGTGTACCGAGGGGACAAGGGCAGGGTTGGCAGGCCCACACGGGAAGAGCTAAAGGCCGTGCGACAGTACTTCCAGCTGGATGTCAGCCTTGCTCCACTGTATCAACATTGGAGTTCTGTGGACCCCCACTTTCAAGAGGTGGCTCAGAAATTCAAGG GTGTGCGACTCCTGCAACTGGACCCCATTGAATGCCTTTTCTCCTTCATCTGTTCCTCCAACAACAACATTGCCCGCATCACTGGCATGGTGGAACGGCTCTGCCAGACCTTTGGACCTCGGCTCATCCAGCTTGATGATGTCACCTACCATGGCTTCCCCAGCTTGCAGGCCCTGGCTG GGCCAGAGGTGGAAGCTGAGCTCAGGAATCTGGGCCTGGGGTACCGTGCCCGCTTTGTGAGTGCCAGTGCCCGAGCCATCCTGGAAGAACgtggtggacttccctggctgcagCAGCTGCGCAAGGCCCCCTATGAGGAGGCCCACAAGGCCCTCTGCACTCTGCCTGGAGTAGGCACCAAG GTGGCCGACTGCATCTGCCTGATGGCGCTAGACAAACCCCAGGCTGTGCCCGTGGATGTCCACGTGTGGCAGATTGCCCAACGTGACTACAGCTGGCACCCAACCACCAGCCAGGCCAAGGGCCCGAGCCCCCAGGCCAACAAGGAACTGG GGACCCAGAGCAAGAGCAGCCTCTGTTCTACCCCGTCAGCCAGAAGTGAAAACTCCGGGCCACTCGGGCCATACAAGGCCACCACAGAGCCTGTGCTGTAG
- the OGG1 gene encoding N-glycosylase/DNA lyase isoform X5 — protein MSVISLLPGSMRHRTLASFPALWASIPCPRSELRLDLVLASGQSFRWREQSPAHWSGVLADQVWTLTQNEEHLYCTVYRGDKGRVGRPTREELKAVRQYFQLDVSLAPLYQHWSSVDPHFQEVAQKFKGVRLLQLDPIECLFSFICSSNNNIARITGMVERLCQTFGPRLIQLDDVTYHGFPSLQALAGPEVEAELRNLGLGYRARFVSASARAILEERGGLPWLQQLRKAPYEEAHKALCTLPGVGTKVADCICLMALDKPQAVPVDVHVWQIAQRDYSWHPTTSQAKGPSPQANKELEP, from the exons ATGTCAGTCATCTCCCTTCTGCCGGGTAGCATGAGGCATCGCACTCTAGCCTCCTTCCCGGCCCTATGGGCCTCCATCCCCTGTCCACGCTCTGAACTACGCCTGGACCTGGTTCTGGCTTCTGGACAGTCTTTCCG GTGGAGGGAGCAAAGCCCTGCGCACTGGAGTGGCGTGCTGGCCGACCAGGTATGGACCCTGACCCAGAATGAGGAGCATCTTTACTGCACTGTGTACCGAGGGGACAAGGGCAGGGTTGGCAGGCCCACACGGGAAGAGCTAAAGGCCGTGCGACAGTACTTCCAGCTGGATGTCAGCCTTGCTCCACTGTATCAACATTGGAGTTCTGTGGACCCCCACTTTCAAGAGGTGGCTCAGAAATTCAAGG GTGTGCGACTCCTGCAACTGGACCCCATTGAATGCCTTTTCTCCTTCATCTGTTCCTCCAACAACAACATTGCCCGCATCACTGGCATGGTGGAACGGCTCTGCCAGACCTTTGGACCTCGGCTCATCCAGCTTGATGATGTCACCTACCATGGCTTCCCCAGCTTGCAGGCCCTGGCTG GGCCAGAGGTGGAAGCTGAGCTCAGGAATCTGGGCCTGGGGTACCGTGCCCGCTTTGTGAGTGCCAGTGCCCGAGCCATCCTGGAAGAACgtggtggacttccctggctgcagCAGCTGCGCAAGGCCCCCTATGAGGAGGCCCACAAGGCCCTCTGCACTCTGCCTGGAGTAGGCACCAAG GTGGCCGACTGCATCTGCCTGATGGCGCTAGACAAACCCCAGGCTGTGCCCGTGGATGTCCACGTGTGGCAGATTGCCCAACGTGACTACAGCTGGCACCCAACCACCAGCCAGGCCAAGGGCCCGAGCCCCCAGGCCAACAAGGAACTGG AACCATGA
- the OGG1 gene encoding N-glycosylase/DNA lyase isoform X6, whose protein sequence is MSVISLLPGSMRHRTLASFPALWASIPCPRSELRLDLVLASGQSFRWREQSPAHWSGVLADQVWTLTQNEEHLYCTVYRGDKGRVGRPTREELKAVRQYFQLDVSLAPLYQHWSSVDPHFQEVAQKFKGVRLLQLDPIECLFSFICSSNNNIARITGMVERLCQTFGPRLIQLDDVTYHGFPSLQALAGPEVEAELRNLGLGYRARFVSASARAILEERGGLPWLQQLRKAPYEEAHKALCTLPGVGTKVADCICLMALDKPQAVPVDVHVWQIAQRDYSWHPTTSQAKGPSPQANKELGNFFRNLWGPYAGWAQAVNAHPSRPRYCSVLTCANSTKLRGHQQSAEGGAQGQKARRAWRKGSLNTPPSCSLLPPPSSLMLEKGLPATTSGARHPQIKQFAPACGI, encoded by the exons ATGTCAGTCATCTCCCTTCTGCCGGGTAGCATGAGGCATCGCACTCTAGCCTCCTTCCCGGCCCTATGGGCCTCCATCCCCTGTCCACGCTCTGAACTACGCCTGGACCTGGTTCTGGCTTCTGGACAGTCTTTCCG GTGGAGGGAGCAAAGCCCTGCGCACTGGAGTGGCGTGCTGGCCGACCAGGTATGGACCCTGACCCAGAATGAGGAGCATCTTTACTGCACTGTGTACCGAGGGGACAAGGGCAGGGTTGGCAGGCCCACACGGGAAGAGCTAAAGGCCGTGCGACAGTACTTCCAGCTGGATGTCAGCCTTGCTCCACTGTATCAACATTGGAGTTCTGTGGACCCCCACTTTCAAGAGGTGGCTCAGAAATTCAAGG GTGTGCGACTCCTGCAACTGGACCCCATTGAATGCCTTTTCTCCTTCATCTGTTCCTCCAACAACAACATTGCCCGCATCACTGGCATGGTGGAACGGCTCTGCCAGACCTTTGGACCTCGGCTCATCCAGCTTGATGATGTCACCTACCATGGCTTCCCCAGCTTGCAGGCCCTGGCTG GGCCAGAGGTGGAAGCTGAGCTCAGGAATCTGGGCCTGGGGTACCGTGCCCGCTTTGTGAGTGCCAGTGCCCGAGCCATCCTGGAAGAACgtggtggacttccctggctgcagCAGCTGCGCAAGGCCCCCTATGAGGAGGCCCACAAGGCCCTCTGCACTCTGCCTGGAGTAGGCACCAAG GTGGCCGACTGCATCTGCCTGATGGCGCTAGACAAACCCCAGGCTGTGCCCGTGGATGTCCACGTGTGGCAGATTGCCCAACGTGACTACAGCTGGCACCCAACCACCAGCCAGGCCAAGGGCCCGAGCCCCCAGGCCAACAAGGAACTGG gtAACTTTTTCCGGAACCTGTGGGGACCCTATGCTGGCTGGGCCCAAGCAGTGA ATGCTCACCCCTCTCGCCCCAGGTACTGTTCAGTGCTGACTTGCGCCAACTCCACCAAGCTGAGGGGCCACCAGCAAAGCGCAGAAGGAGGTGCCCAGGGCCAGAAGGCTAGGAGGGCATGGAGAAAGGGATCcctgaacacccctccctcctgctccctccTGCCCCCCCCATCCAGTCTCATGTTGGAGAAGGGACTTCCTGCAACTACCTCAGGGGCCAGGCACCCTCAAATCAAGCAGTTTGCACCAGCATGTGGGATatag
- the OGG1 gene encoding N-glycosylase/DNA lyase isoform X3, translated as MSVISLLPGSMRHRTLASFPALWASIPCPRSELRLDLVLASGQSFRWREQSPAHWSGVLADQVWTLTQNEEHLYCTVYRGDKGRVGRPTREELKAVRQYFQLDVSLAPLYQHWSSVDPHFQEVAQKFKGVRLLQLDPIECLFSFICSSNNNIARITGMVERLCQTFGPRLIQLDDVTYHGFPSLQALAGPEVEAELRNLGLGYRARFVSASARAILEERGGLPWLQQLRKAPYEEAHKALCTLPGVGTKVADCICLMALDKPQAVPVDVHVWQIAQRDYSWHPTTSQAKGPSPQANKELGNFFRNLWGPYAGWAQAVLFSADLRQLHQAEGPPAKRRRRCPGPEG; from the exons ATGTCAGTCATCTCCCTTCTGCCGGGTAGCATGAGGCATCGCACTCTAGCCTCCTTCCCGGCCCTATGGGCCTCCATCCCCTGTCCACGCTCTGAACTACGCCTGGACCTGGTTCTGGCTTCTGGACAGTCTTTCCG GTGGAGGGAGCAAAGCCCTGCGCACTGGAGTGGCGTGCTGGCCGACCAGGTATGGACCCTGACCCAGAATGAGGAGCATCTTTACTGCACTGTGTACCGAGGGGACAAGGGCAGGGTTGGCAGGCCCACACGGGAAGAGCTAAAGGCCGTGCGACAGTACTTCCAGCTGGATGTCAGCCTTGCTCCACTGTATCAACATTGGAGTTCTGTGGACCCCCACTTTCAAGAGGTGGCTCAGAAATTCAAGG GTGTGCGACTCCTGCAACTGGACCCCATTGAATGCCTTTTCTCCTTCATCTGTTCCTCCAACAACAACATTGCCCGCATCACTGGCATGGTGGAACGGCTCTGCCAGACCTTTGGACCTCGGCTCATCCAGCTTGATGATGTCACCTACCATGGCTTCCCCAGCTTGCAGGCCCTGGCTG GGCCAGAGGTGGAAGCTGAGCTCAGGAATCTGGGCCTGGGGTACCGTGCCCGCTTTGTGAGTGCCAGTGCCCGAGCCATCCTGGAAGAACgtggtggacttccctggctgcagCAGCTGCGCAAGGCCCCCTATGAGGAGGCCCACAAGGCCCTCTGCACTCTGCCTGGAGTAGGCACCAAG GTGGCCGACTGCATCTGCCTGATGGCGCTAGACAAACCCCAGGCTGTGCCCGTGGATGTCCACGTGTGGCAGATTGCCCAACGTGACTACAGCTGGCACCCAACCACCAGCCAGGCCAAGGGCCCGAGCCCCCAGGCCAACAAGGAACTGG gtAACTTTTTCCGGAACCTGTGGGGACCCTATGCTGGCTGGGCCCAAGCA GTACTGTTCAGTGCTGACTTGCGCCAACTCCACCAAGCTGAGGGGCCACCAGCAAAGCGCAGAAGGAGGTGCCCAGGGCCAGAAGGCTAG